A single region of the Hyphomicrobiales bacterium genome encodes:
- a CDS encoding conserved hypothetical protein (Evidence 4 : Unknown function but conserved in other organisms), whose protein sequence is MARPRSKAFLLSAVSLAALVGVGAWGAKITTEQSLVAAATRAGASIGRVEANPINGRITLQDLRLVGEAATITVGRVSATGGWALIQPALAAEDVTLENITVALGPVRYDIPRMSFTGSNLDRASLAALFAPNAPDTLANRLAKISASSVVIPEVKYESNFSFDGVSTRTTGTYTDVAFRDVVNGVAASVTQARGSYSSLARADKPASPSQGNSDGSSNQPAKPAPAESTASGTFGAMTINAVDLAALIRFYTEGAGAGPNPPVKIHGPYTMSDLLITDPKGTKISVADISGDGFVARLSKTPLLSLVESLQNLPMDDTHKQESSFKILNEVLSMWESFVATSATMKNVQVELPEQTSSKFNIGDVVIGIGSNPNLQQANPAYPAQGGLRFAINNAVFALPADPDNDLTKRLTAMGYKDLSLSFAMEGRFNETGKELVINEFSFGGKDMGKATISAVVGNVTPELLSSEEAVRNAAGMALTVKNLAVTVDNAGLADKLLAEEAAKQNKSPQALKTEYGMIATVGVPSFLGGGPESKALGAAVARFIAKPGQLAVKAAAKDPAGFGLADYGATGGQPAAILEQIDLSAEAK, encoded by the coding sequence ATGGCCCGGCCGCGCTCGAAAGCCTTCTTGCTGTCTGCAGTCTCATTGGCCGCTCTCGTGGGCGTCGGCGCCTGGGGCGCGAAAATCACGACGGAACAAAGCCTCGTCGCGGCCGCCACACGGGCAGGCGCCAGCATCGGTCGGGTCGAAGCCAATCCGATCAACGGGCGGATCACCCTGCAGGATCTGCGCCTTGTCGGTGAAGCCGCCACGATCACCGTCGGTCGCGTCAGCGCCACGGGAGGGTGGGCGTTAATCCAGCCGGCGCTCGCGGCCGAGGATGTCACGCTCGAGAACATCACCGTGGCCTTAGGCCCCGTTCGCTACGACATTCCGCGCATGAGCTTCACCGGCTCAAACCTCGATCGCGCGAGCCTCGCGGCCCTTTTCGCCCCCAACGCGCCAGACACGCTCGCCAACCGGCTGGCGAAGATCTCGGCCAGCAGCGTGGTCATTCCCGAAGTCAAATACGAATCGAATTTTTCTTTTGACGGGGTCAGCACCCGCACGACCGGCACCTACACGGACGTCGCGTTTCGTGACGTCGTGAACGGCGTCGCTGCCAGCGTGACCCAGGCCCGTGGCAGCTACAGTTCGTTGGCGCGCGCCGACAAGCCTGCGAGCCCCTCCCAGGGCAATAGTGACGGGTCTAGCAACCAACCGGCCAAGCCGGCCCCAGCGGAAAGCACAGCGAGCGGCACTTTCGGCGCGATGACCATCAACGCGGTCGACCTCGCCGCGTTGATACGCTTTTACACGGAGGGCGCGGGCGCAGGTCCCAATCCGCCCGTCAAGATCCATGGTCCTTACACCATGTCCGACTTGCTCATCACTGATCCGAAAGGGACAAAGATCAGCGTGGCGGACATTTCGGGCGACGGTTTCGTCGCGCGGCTGAGCAAGACCCCCCTGCTCTCGCTGGTGGAAAGTCTGCAGAACCTGCCTATGGACGACACTCACAAGCAGGAGAGCTCGTTCAAGATCCTGAACGAGGTCCTGTCGATGTGGGAAAGTTTCGTCGCAACGTCGGCGACAATGAAGAATGTTCAGGTCGAGCTTCCCGAGCAGACGTCTTCAAAGTTCAATATTGGCGATGTCGTCATCGGAATTGGCAGTAACCCGAACCTGCAACAGGCCAACCCTGCCTATCCCGCGCAAGGCGGCCTGCGGTTCGCGATCAACAATGCCGTCTTCGCTCTCCCGGCGGACCCGGACAATGATCTCACCAAGCGCCTGACCGCCATGGGCTACAAGGATCTGTCGCTGTCCTTCGCCATGGAGGGCCGATTCAACGAGACCGGCAAGGAGCTGGTGATCAACGAATTTTCCTTCGGTGGCAAGGACATGGGCAAGGCGACCATCAGCGCGGTCGTGGGCAATGTCACGCCTGAGCTGCTGTCCTCGGAAGAGGCTGTCCGCAACGCGGCCGGCATGGCGCTGACCGTGAAGAACCTCGCCGTCACGGTGGACAATGCGGGCCTCGCGGACAAGCTGCTGGCGGAAGAGGCGGCCAAGCAGAACAAGTCGCCGCAAGCCCTCAAGACCGAATACGGCATGATCGCCACCGTCGGCGTGCCGAGCTTCCTCGGCGGCGGTCCGGAGAGCAAGGCCTTGGGTGCCGCCGTCGCGCGCTTCATCGCCAAGCCCGGACAGTTGGCCGTGAAGGCGGCGGCGAAGGATCCCGCCGGTTTCGGCCTCGCCGACTATGGCGCGACCGGTGGCCAGCCCGCCGCGATCCTCGAGCAGATCGACCTGAGCGCCGAGGCGAAATAG
- the maeB gene encoding NADP(+)-dependent malate dehydrogenase — translation MADEMSNDLKAGALYYHRYPRPGKLEIQPTKPLGNQRDLAHAYSPGVAAACEAIVADPAEASQLTSRQNLVAVISNGTAVLGLGNIGPLASKPVMEGKAVLFKKFAGIDVFDIEVAENDAARLVDVVAALEPTFGGINLEDIKAPECFEVEENLKARMGIPVFHDDQHGTAIIVGAAVSNALELSGKLLADVKIVASGAGAAALACLNLLVTLGARRENIWVTDIEGVVYEGREALMDRWKSVYAQKTEARTLAEVISGADVFLGLSAGGVLKPEMVRTMAEKPLILALANPYPEIMPDLAVAERPDAMICTGRSDFPNQVNNVLCFPYIFRGALDVEASTINEAMKAAAVKAIAALAREAPSDVVARAYGGDISGFGPTSLIPNPFDPRLILRIAPAVARAAMESGVARKPITDMAAYTESLSRFVFRSGFIMKPVFALARKEPKRVIYAEGEDERVLRAAQAVLEDGIARPVLIGRPAVVETRLKRFGLSIQAGRDFELINPEDDPRYRDYVATYLDVAGRKGITPDIARTLVRTNTTVIAALALARGDADAMLCGLEGRFSSRIKHIEDIIGLAPGVRALSAMSLIITSKGHYFLADTHVRDDPSADEIAEMTVMCAEHVRRFGIEPQIALLADSDFGSADTGSAVKMREALALIRERAPSLEVDGEMQADSALSQVIREKVLPTSRLKGAANVLIMPNLDSANIAYQLTKILADALPVGPIILGPAKPAHILTPSVTTRGIVNMTAVAVVEAQASTGENAALKA, via the coding sequence ATGGCTGATGAAATGTCGAATGATCTGAAAGCCGGAGCGCTTTACTATCATCGTTATCCCCGGCCCGGAAAGCTCGAGATTCAGCCCACCAAGCCGCTCGGTAACCAGCGGGACCTTGCACACGCCTATTCCCCCGGTGTCGCGGCCGCCTGCGAGGCAATCGTCGCCGATCCGGCGGAGGCTTCGCAGCTCACTTCGCGCCAGAATCTCGTCGCCGTCATTTCCAACGGCACGGCGGTGCTCGGGCTCGGCAATATCGGGCCGCTGGCCTCGAAGCCTGTCATGGAAGGCAAGGCCGTTCTCTTCAAGAAATTCGCCGGGATCGATGTCTTCGACATCGAGGTGGCGGAAAACGATGCGGCGCGGCTCGTCGATGTGGTCGCGGCGCTGGAGCCGACCTTTGGCGGTATCAATCTTGAGGATATCAAGGCGCCGGAATGCTTTGAGGTCGAGGAGAACCTGAAAGCCCGCATGGGCATTCCAGTCTTCCACGACGACCAGCATGGCACCGCGATCATCGTCGGCGCTGCTGTCAGCAATGCGCTCGAGCTTTCCGGCAAATTGCTTGCCGACGTCAAGATCGTCGCCTCGGGCGCTGGCGCGGCGGCGCTTGCCTGCCTCAATCTTCTGGTGACGCTTGGCGCGCGGCGCGAGAACATCTGGGTCACCGATATCGAGGGCGTCGTCTATGAAGGGCGTGAGGCCCTGATGGACCGCTGGAAGAGCGTCTACGCCCAAAAGACGGAGGCGCGAACGCTCGCCGAGGTCATCTCGGGGGCCGACGTGTTCCTCGGCCTCTCCGCCGGTGGCGTGCTCAAGCCCGAAATGGTCAGGACCATGGCCGAGAAGCCGCTGATCCTGGCCCTCGCCAACCCCTATCCTGAGATCATGCCAGATCTGGCGGTCGCGGAGCGGCCTGATGCCATGATCTGCACAGGCCGGTCGGATTTCCCGAACCAGGTCAACAACGTCCTCTGCTTTCCCTACATCTTCCGCGGGGCGCTCGACGTGGAGGCCTCCACGATCAACGAGGCTATGAAGGCGGCGGCGGTCAAGGCTATCGCGGCGCTCGCCCGCGAGGCACCGTCCGATGTCGTGGCGCGCGCCTATGGCGGTGATATCAGCGGCTTCGGGCCGACGTCGCTGATCCCCAACCCCTTCGATCCCAGGCTTATCCTGCGCATCGCCCCGGCAGTGGCCCGCGCCGCCATGGAATCAGGCGTTGCCCGCAAGCCGATCACCGACATGGCGGCTTATACGGAGTCCCTGTCGCGTTTCGTGTTCCGTTCCGGTTTCATCATGAAGCCGGTGTTTGCCTTGGCCCGCAAGGAACCGAAGCGCGTGATCTACGCGGAGGGCGAGGATGAGCGCGTGTTGCGCGCGGCGCAGGCCGTGCTGGAGGACGGCATCGCCCGGCCGGTGCTCATCGGCCGTCCGGCGGTCGTCGAGACGCGCTTGAAGCGCTTCGGCCTGTCCATCCAGGCGGGGAGGGACTTCGAACTCATCAACCCGGAAGACGATCCCCGGTATCGCGACTATGTGGCGACCTATCTCGATGTGGCCGGCCGCAAGGGCATCACGCCGGATATCGCGCGCACGCTGGTACGCACCAACACCACCGTCATCGCGGCGCTGGCGCTGGCCCGTGGCGATGCGGACGCCATGCTCTGCGGGCTCGAGGGACGCTTCTCCTCCCGTATCAAGCATATCGAGGACATCATCGGCCTGGCGCCCGGGGTGCGTGCCCTGTCGGCGATGAGCCTGATCATTACCTCGAAGGGGCACTACTTCCTCGCCGATACGCATGTCCGTGACGACCCGAGCGCCGACGAGATCGCCGAAATGACGGTGATGTGCGCTGAGCACGTCCGCCGGTTCGGCATCGAGCCGCAGATCGCGCTGCTCGCCGATTCGGATTTCGGTTCGGCCGATACCGGCAGCGCGGTGAAGATGCGCGAGGCGTTGGCGCTCATCCGCGAGCGCGCGCCTTCGCTGGAGGTGGATGGCGAGATGCAGGCCGACTCGGCCCTTTCTCAGGTCATCCGGGAAAAGGTGCTGCCCACGTCCCGGCTCAAGGGCGCCGCGAATGTGTTGATCATGCCGAATCTCGATTCGGCGAACATCGCCTACCAGCTCACAAAGATCCTCGCGGATGCCCTGCCGGTCGGGCCCATCATCCTCGGGCCGGCAAAACCGGCTCATATCCTGACACCGTCGGTCACGACACGCGGCATCGTCAACATGACGGCTGTCGCGGTTGTGGAGGCGCAGGCCAGCACCGGTGAAAACGCCGCCCTCAAGGCCTGA
- the rnd gene encoding Ribonuclease D — MDLIDSTEKLQTACDRLRQHPFVTVDTEFLRETTFYSKLCLIQLASPDEAILVDPLAPDLDLSPFFALMADQTTVKVFHSARQDVEIIWQKGGVIPCPLFDTQVAAMVCGYGDSVSYEQLANDIAKARIDKSSRFTDWSHRPLSEHQLSYALSDVTHLRTLYLALAEELARTGRESWVEEEMAVLISPATYEMKPENAWMRLRGRVKKTRDLAVLMEVAAWREQEAQTRDVPRSRVMKDDSLIDIATHAPRSVEALGHLRSVPNGFERSRGGTDVLAAIERGLTRDPKTIPSLEKPRGKANNGAVLEMLKVLLKAVAENERVAPKILATVDDLEAIAGSDHADVPSLRGWRYELFGERAIALKHGRLALSIDRGRVVTFER, encoded by the coding sequence ATGGATCTGATCGACTCAACAGAAAAGCTGCAGACCGCCTGCGACAGGCTCCGCCAGCACCCCTTCGTCACCGTGGACACCGAGTTCCTGCGGGAGACGACCTTTTACTCGAAGCTCTGCCTGATCCAGCTGGCGAGCCCGGATGAGGCCATCCTGGTCGACCCGCTGGCGCCAGACCTCGACCTCTCCCCCTTCTTCGCGCTGATGGCGGACCAGACGACCGTGAAGGTCTTCCATTCCGCGCGCCAGGATGTGGAGATCATCTGGCAGAAGGGCGGCGTCATCCCCTGCCCGCTGTTCGACACCCAGGTCGCGGCCATGGTCTGCGGCTATGGTGATTCGGTCTCCTACGAGCAACTCGCCAACGACATCGCCAAGGCCCGCATCGACAAGAGCTCGCGCTTCACCGACTGGTCGCACCGGCCGCTCAGCGAACATCAGCTCAGCTATGCGCTGTCCGACGTGACTCATCTGCGCACGCTCTACCTTGCGCTGGCCGAGGAGCTTGCGCGGACCGGCCGCGAAAGCTGGGTCGAGGAGGAGATGGCGGTGTTGATCTCGCCAGCGACCTACGAGATGAAGCCGGAGAATGCCTGGATGCGCCTGCGCGGCCGGGTCAAGAAGACCCGTGACCTCGCCGTCCTGATGGAAGTGGCGGCCTGGCGCGAGCAAGAGGCCCAGACCCGTGACGTGCCGCGTTCGCGCGTCATGAAGGACGACAGTCTCATCGACATCGCGACCCACGCGCCGCGCTCGGTCGAGGCGCTGGGCCATCTACGCTCCGTTCCGAACGGCTTCGAGCGTTCGCGCGGCGGCACCGACGTGCTCGCGGCGATCGAGCGCGGCCTGACGCGCGATCCCAAGACGATTCCCTCGCTGGAGAAGCCACGCGGCAAGGCGAACAACGGCGCCGTACTCGAAATGCTGAAGGTGCTCCTGAAGGCCGTGGCGGAGAACGAGCGCGTCGCGCCGAAGATCCTGGCCACCGTCGACGATCTGGAGGCGATCGCCGGCAGCGATCACGCTGACGTTCCGAGCCTGCGCGGCTGGCGCTACGAATTATTCGGCGAGCGGGCCATTGCCCTGAAACACGGACGTCTTGCGCTGTCCATCGACCGCGGCCGCGTGGTCACCTTCGAGCGCTGA
- the cat gene encoding Chloramphenicol acetyltransferase yields the protein MRLFERLGMKRNPHNETRLHLEKLVRKHSATIGPYSYGRPKVRFADWGARLTIGSYCSIADQVEIMLGGNHRADFASTYPFSAFPAQWPEAPLGLDHQGPTGDVVIGHDVWIGSGALILPGVTIGPGAIIAARAVVSRDVPPYAVVAGVPARVMRKRFDDATIAALIDCAWWELPRDDVAALIPLLQSGDITALIAAVKTRRMERPGAARG from the coding sequence ATGCGGCTTTTCGAGCGTCTGGGGATGAAGCGAAATCCGCACAACGAGACCCGCCTTCATCTCGAAAAGCTTGTCCGCAAACACAGCGCGACCATCGGCCCCTATTCCTACGGCCGGCCCAAGGTGCGCTTCGCGGATTGGGGCGCCAGGCTCACGATCGGCTCCTATTGCTCCATCGCCGATCAGGTGGAGATCATGCTCGGCGGCAATCATCGCGCCGATTTCGCGAGCACCTATCCCTTTTCAGCCTTTCCCGCGCAATGGCCGGAGGCCCCGTTGGGCCTCGATCATCAGGGGCCGACGGGAGACGTGGTGATCGGTCATGATGTGTGGATCGGCTCAGGCGCCCTCATCCTGCCCGGCGTGACGATCGGGCCTGGAGCCATCATCGCAGCCCGCGCCGTGGTCAGCCGTGATGTTCCGCCTTATGCGGTGGTCGCGGGTGTCCCGGCGCGTGTCATGCGCAAACGCTTCGACGATGCCACGATTGCCGCGCTCATCGATTGCGCCTGGTGGGAGCTGCCGCGCGACGACGTTGCGGCCCTTATTCCCCTTCTCCAAAGCGGCGACATCACCGCCCTCATCGCCGCGGTCAAGACACGGCGGATGGAGCGTCCCGGCGCCGCGCGTGGTTGA
- a CDS encoding Peptidoglycan/LPS O-acetylase OafA/YrhL: MTSTTATSSARPGLLAEVPTLADCIARPYDNFSVLRLILALAVVVSHAFSVSTGGHEPFYLSTGFSLGEYAVNGFFTISGFLVTMSFARRGWRDYIVARTLRIAPAFVVATLAMAAFGSLITTLSFADYWRDPQVGRFIVATLTTFKSAGFLPGVFADNPLRYPLGTVWTLKYEVLCYLGVLVFGVAVGLSRRGIALALIAGLGVAIIALDAFHPEAGKAVQTSLRLPFLFGLGAAFYLYRDEMRITSWLVLLLVGATWLAQDTAFYKAFNFAAGAYGIIWLAVAPGLSSRAFDLKTDLSYGVYLLGWPVQQTLQAFSPKMPIEAMLPIAMGLSLLVALVSWHFVEKPALGLKARILNHARRRDAPSAVS, encoded by the coding sequence ATGACCTCGACAACCGCGACGTCCTCCGCCCGGCCCGGGCTTCTGGCCGAGGTGCCAACCCTGGCGGACTGCATTGCGCGCCCTTACGACAATTTTTCCGTGCTGCGGCTCATCCTGGCGCTTGCGGTGGTGGTGTCCCATGCCTTCAGCGTCTCGACCGGCGGCCATGAACCCTTTTACCTCTCGACGGGCTTCAGCCTCGGCGAATATGCGGTCAACGGCTTTTTCACGATCTCCGGCTTCCTGGTGACCATGAGCTTCGCGCGGCGCGGCTGGCGCGACTATATCGTCGCGCGTACGCTGAGGATCGCGCCGGCCTTCGTCGTCGCAACGCTGGCGATGGCGGCATTCGGCTCGCTCATCACCACCTTGAGCTTCGCCGATTACTGGCGGGATCCGCAGGTCGGCCGCTTCATCGTCGCAACGCTCACCACCTTCAAGAGCGCCGGCTTTCTTCCGGGCGTGTTCGCGGACAATCCCCTGCGCTACCCGCTCGGTACGGTCTGGACGCTGAAATACGAAGTACTCTGCTATCTCGGCGTGCTCGTATTCGGCGTTGCCGTCGGCCTCAGCCGCCGGGGCATCGCGTTGGCCCTCATCGCCGGGCTTGGTGTCGCGATCATCGCGCTGGACGCGTTCCACCCGGAAGCCGGCAAGGCCGTGCAGACGTCCCTCAGGCTGCCGTTCCTGTTCGGCTTAGGGGCGGCTTTCTATCTGTATCGGGACGAAATGCGGATCACGTCGTGGCTCGTGCTCCTGCTTGTGGGTGCGACGTGGCTCGCTCAGGACACGGCTTTCTACAAGGCGTTCAACTTCGCGGCGGGCGCCTACGGCATCATCTGGCTGGCGGTTGCGCCCGGTCTGTCGTCGCGGGCTTTCGACCTGAAGACCGACCTGTCCTACGGCGTCTATCTGCTCGGCTGGCCGGTGCAGCAGACCCTTCAGGCCTTCTCGCCCAAGATGCCGATCGAGGCGATGCTTCCCATCGCGATGGGCCTGTCTCTCCTTGTCGCGCTGGTGTCCTGGCATTTCGTGGAGAAGCCGGCGCTCGGCCTCAAGGCCCGGATCCTCAACCACGCGCGGCGCCGGGACGCTCCATCCGCCGTGTCTTGA
- a CDS encoding GT2 family glycosyltransferase produces MPVASVTAVVVAYDSAHALPDCLGALAREGVPAVVVDNGSTDGSPDLAVRLGAEVIRNSVNEGYGRANNRGVAAAATPFVLIINPDVVLDEGAVAALLAAAERYPGAGLLAPVVIEPDGRHFFQPRSLLAPYLQNPAGIERLPEGDCCAPFLSGAIFLVRRDLFLGLGGFDPRIFLFYEDDDLCRRVADAGHALVHVAGATARHGRGRSSAPASGRVFRGRWHQAWSRAYVSRKYGLPNPAPAMAFRNALKWLGAALVFNRGRMARYGGSAAGAIAALRGVDALAYQGIPDKEESRRP; encoded by the coding sequence ATGCCAGTCGCCTCCGTCACCGCCGTCGTCGTCGCCTATGACAGCGCCCATGCTTTGCCGGATTGTCTCGGCGCCCTGGCGCGGGAGGGGGTGCCGGCGGTCGTGGTCGACAATGGGAGCACCGACGGCTCGCCTGATCTGGCCGTGCGCCTTGGTGCCGAAGTCATCCGCAATTCCGTCAATGAAGGCTACGGGCGGGCGAACAATCGCGGTGTAGCGGCGGCGGCGACGCCCTTCGTGCTGATCATCAACCCGGACGTGGTCCTCGACGAGGGGGCAGTCGCGGCGCTTCTAGCGGCCGCGGAACGCTATCCCGGGGCCGGTCTTCTTGCGCCTGTCGTGATCGAGCCGGATGGGCGCCATTTCTTCCAGCCGCGCTCGCTGCTGGCGCCCTATCTTCAGAATCCCGCGGGAATCGAGCGCCTGCCCGAGGGCGATTGCTGCGCCCCCTTTCTGTCCGGGGCGATCTTTCTCGTGCGGCGCGACCTGTTCCTCGGGCTCGGCGGTTTCGATCCGCGCATCTTCCTGTTCTACGAAGATGACGACCTCTGCCGCCGCGTCGCGGACGCAGGCCATGCTCTCGTGCATGTGGCGGGTGCGACGGCCCGCCACGGGCGCGGACGTTCAAGCGCGCCGGCATCGGGGCGCGTCTTTCGCGGTCGCTGGCATCAGGCCTGGTCGCGTGCCTATGTCAGCCGCAAATACGGCTTGCCGAATCCGGCGCCCGCCATGGCCTTCAGGAACGCGCTGAAATGGCTCGGAGCCGCGCTGGTGTTCAATCGCGGCCGCATGGCGCGCTACGGCGGATCGGCGGCGGGGGCCATCGCCGCCTTGCGCGGAGTCGATGCGCTGGCTTATCAAGGAATTCCAGACAAGGAGGAGTCGCGGCGCCCTTGA
- the aspS gene encoding Aspartate--tRNA(Asp/Asn) ligase gives MGGLAMHRYRSHTCGALRGTDIGEKVRLSGWCHRIRDHGGVLFIDLRDHYGLTQAVIDPDSPAFKAAEDLRAEWVVRIDGLVRARPAGTENAELPTGQVEVYVSEIEVLGPAAELPLQVFGDQVFPEETRLKYRFLDLRREKLHKNIMTRGAIIDSMRRRMKDQGFFEFQTPILTASSPEGARDFLVPSRLHPGKFYALPQAPQQYKQLIMMSGFDRYFQIAPCFRDEDPRADRLPGEFYQLDLEMSFVTQEDVFSAMEPVITGVFEDFAEGKPVTRKWPRIPYAEALRKYGSDKPDLRNPLVMQNVSEHFRGSGFKVFARMLEDEKNEVWAIPGPGGGSRAFCDRMNAWAQGEGQPGLGYIMWREGGEGAGPIANNIGPERTAAIKAELGLKDGDAAFFVAGDPAKFVKFAGAARIKVGEDLNLVDHDRFELAWIVDFPMYEWNEDEKKVDFSHNPFSMPQGGLEALQSQDPLTINAFQYDIACNGYEIASGGIRNHRPDAMVKAFEIAGYGEETVVERFGGMYRAFQYGAPPHGGMAAGVDRIVMLLCGVTNLREISLFPMNQQALDLTMGAPSDVVAKQLRELHIRLNLPDQK, from the coding sequence TTGGGCGGTCTCGCCATGCATCGCTATCGTTCTCATACCTGCGGCGCGCTCCGCGGGACCGACATTGGTGAAAAGGTCCGCTTGTCGGGCTGGTGCCACCGCATCCGGGACCACGGCGGCGTGTTGTTCATCGATCTGCGTGACCATTACGGGTTGACGCAGGCCGTCATCGATCCGGATTCGCCGGCCTTCAAGGCGGCGGAAGACCTGCGCGCCGAATGGGTCGTGCGGATCGACGGTCTCGTGCGTGCGCGTCCGGCCGGCACCGAGAATGCCGAACTGCCGACCGGCCAGGTCGAGGTCTATGTCAGCGAGATCGAGGTTCTGGGGCCTGCCGCCGAACTGCCGCTGCAGGTCTTCGGCGACCAGGTGTTCCCCGAGGAAACGCGCCTCAAGTATCGCTTCCTCGACCTGCGCCGCGAGAAGCTGCACAAGAACATCATGACGCGCGGCGCCATCATCGACTCGATGCGCCGTCGCATGAAGGATCAGGGCTTCTTCGAATTCCAGACACCGATCCTGACGGCGTCCTCGCCCGAGGGCGCGCGCGACTTCCTGGTGCCCTCGCGCCTGCATCCCGGCAAGTTCTATGCCCTGCCGCAGGCGCCGCAGCAGTACAAGCAGCTCATCATGATGTCGGGCTTCGATCGCTACTTCCAGATCGCGCCCTGCTTCCGTGACGAGGACCCGCGCGCTGATCGCCTGCCGGGCGAGTTCTACCAGCTCGACCTCGAAATGAGCTTCGTGACGCAGGAGGACGTGTTCTCGGCGATGGAGCCGGTTATCACGGGCGTCTTCGAGGACTTCGCCGAAGGCAAGCCGGTGACCCGCAAGTGGCCGCGCATTCCTTATGCCGAGGCCCTGCGCAAGTACGGCTCTGACAAGCCGGACCTGCGCAACCCGCTCGTCATGCAGAATGTGTCCGAGCATTTCCGCGGTTCGGGCTTCAAGGTCTTCGCGCGCATGCTCGAGGACGAGAAGAACGAAGTCTGGGCGATCCCCGGTCCCGGCGGCGGCTCCCGCGCATTCTGCGACCGCATGAACGCCTGGGCGCAGGGCGAGGGCCAGCCCGGGCTAGGCTACATCATGTGGCGCGAAGGCGGGGAGGGCGCCGGTCCGATCGCCAACAACATCGGCCCGGAGCGCACGGCCGCCATCAAGGCTGAGCTCGGCCTGAAGGATGGCGATGCCGCCTTCTTCGTGGCGGGTGACCCGGCGAAATTCGTCAAGTTCGCCGGGGCAGCGCGCATCAAGGTGGGCGAGGACCTGAACCTCGTCGACCACGATCGTTTCGAGCTCGCCTGGATCGTCGACTTCCCGATGTACGAGTGGAACGAGGACGAGAAGAAGGTCGACTTCTCGCACAACCCGTTCTCGATGCCGCAGGGAGGCCTGGAGGCCCTGCAGAGCCAGGATCCGCTGACCATCAACGCGTTCCAGTATGACATCGCCTGCAACGGCTATGAGATTGCGAGCGGCGGTATCCGCAACCATCGCCCCGACGCGATGGTCAAGGCCTTCGAGATCGCGGGCTATGGCGAGGAGACGGTGGTCGAGCGCTTCGGCGGCATGTATCGCGCCTTCCAGTATGGCGCGCCGCCCCACGGCGGCATGGCGGCCGGCGTCGACCGCATCGTCATGCTGCTCTGCGGTGTGACCAACCTGCGCGAGATCTCGCTGTTCCCCATGAACCAGCAGGCGCTGGACCTCACCATGGGCGCGCCGTCCGACGTGGTGGCGAAGCAGCTGCGGGAGCTCCATATCCGGCTCAACCTGCCGGACCAGAAGTGA
- a CDS encoding conserved exported hypothetical protein (Evidence 4 : Unknown function but conserved in other organisms), which yields MKPRLIALYAGIGLALSAGPAFATDPDLFIFQQQDTARMQQDHNLAGIRDAQENVKAYQRLLNEEQMQMQQHAAPAPQTHPMMRRHHAS from the coding sequence ATGAAGCCTCGTCTTATTGCGTTGTATGCAGGCATTGGCCTAGCCCTCAGTGCAGGACCTGCCTTTGCTACTGACCCCGATCTCTTCATATTCCAGCAGCAAGACACGGCCCGAATGCAGCAGGATCACAACCTCGCTGGGATTCGAGACGCTCAGGAAAACGTGAAGGCCTATCAGCGGCTTCTCAATGAGGAGCAGATGCAGATGCAGCAGCACGCCGCGCCGGCTCCGCAGACGCATCCGATGATGCGCCGGCATCACGCGTCGTAA